One Polaribacter sp. SA4-12 genomic window carries:
- a CDS encoding amidohydrolase → MKKLFIYFLTISLFTLCKKQEVDSIIINSNTYTVNDNFEKATAFAIKDGKFIAVGTSEEITKNYTSSTIVDAKNKTIVPGLIDAHCHFYRMGLQQQKVDLMGTKSYDEVLQKLVAFQKEKDATFITGRGWDQNDWKIKEFPTKEKLDKLFPTIPVAVRRVDGHALLVNQAAINLSGITKDTKVSGGEIIIKDGEITGILIDNAMDFIKIPNASKQEAIQGLLDAQKISFSYGLTTVDDAGINRKTIELIDDLQQDGRLKMRIYAMVSGDNQKEIDYYINKGKLKTDRLNVRSFKVYGDGALGSRGAAMKKSYSDRENHFGALIYAPERYQEIAKQIAASDFQMNTHAIGDSSNTWLLKTYKDVLKDAKNRRWRIEHAQIIAPEDFDKFDNIIPSVQPTHATSDMYWAKDRIGKERMKGAYAYKDLLNKYGKIALGTDFPVEQVNPFLTFYAATIRKDINNYPENGFQMENALTREETLKGMTIWAAYSNFEEEEKGSIEVGKFADFVILNQDIMKVDGMKISKTKAVSTYLNGEKVY, encoded by the coding sequence ATGAAAAAACTATTTATTTATTTTTTAACGATCAGTTTATTTACACTTTGTAAAAAACAAGAAGTAGATTCAATTATCATCAATTCTAACACTTATACAGTAAATGATAATTTTGAAAAAGCTACAGCTTTTGCCATTAAAGATGGAAAATTTATTGCAGTTGGAACATCCGAAGAAATTACAAAAAACTATACTTCTTCAACTATTGTTGATGCAAAAAACAAAACAATTGTTCCTGGTTTAATTGATGCTCATTGTCATTTTTATAGAATGGGTTTACAACAACAGAAAGTAGATTTAATGGGTACAAAAAGCTATGATGAAGTTTTACAAAAACTGGTAGCTTTCCAAAAAGAAAAGGATGCTACTTTTATAACGGGTCGTGGTTGGGATCAAAACGATTGGAAAATAAAAGAGTTTCCTACTAAAGAAAAATTAGACAAGTTATTTCCAACAATTCCTGTTGCTGTTAGACGAGTAGATGGACATGCATTATTGGTAAATCAAGCTGCAATAAACTTATCTGGAATTACAAAAGACACGAAAGTTTCTGGTGGAGAAATTATCATCAAAGATGGAGAAATAACAGGTATATTAATTGATAATGCTATGGATTTTATCAAAATTCCAAATGCAAGTAAACAAGAAGCGATTCAAGGTTTATTAGATGCTCAAAAAATTTCCTTTTCTTACGGATTAACAACTGTAGATGATGCAGGAATCAATAGAAAAACAATCGAATTAATTGATGATTTACAACAAGATGGACGTTTAAAAATGCGTATTTACGCAATGGTTTCTGGCGATAATCAAAAAGAAATAGATTATTACATAAATAAAGGAAAACTAAAAACGGATAGATTAAATGTACGTTCTTTTAAAGTTTATGGAGATGGCGCTTTAGGATCTAGAGGAGCTGCAATGAAAAAGTCATATTCAGATAGAGAAAATCATTTTGGTGCTTTAATTTATGCTCCAGAAAGATATCAAGAAATTGCAAAACAAATTGCTGCTTCAGATTTTCAAATGAACACACATGCTATTGGAGATTCTTCAAATACTTGGTTACTTAAAACCTATAAAGATGTTTTAAAAGATGCAAAAAATAGACGATGGAGAATTGAACATGCTCAGATAATTGCACCTGAAGATTTTGACAAATTCGATAATATTATTCCTTCTGTACAACCAACACATGCAACATCAGACATGTATTGGGCAAAAGATAGAATTGGTAAAGAAAGAATGAAAGGAGCTTATGCGTATAAAGATTTATTAAATAAATATGGAAAAATTGCTTTGGGAACAGATTTCCCAGTTGAACAAGTAAATCCGTTTTTAACTTTTTATGCTGCAACAATTAGAAAAGACATCAACAATTATCCAGAAAATGGTTTTCAAATGGAAAATGCATTAACCAGAGAAGAAACCTTAAAAGGGATGACTATTTGGGCTGCTTACTCAAACTTCGAAGAAGAAGAAAAAGGCTCTATTGAAGTTGGTAAATTTGCTGATTTTGTAATTTTAAATCAAGATATTATGAAAGTTGATGGAATGAAAATCTCAAAGACAAAAGCTGTATCAACTTATTTAAACGGTGAAAAAGTTTATTAA
- a CDS encoding M20/M25/M40 family metallo-hydrolase, with product MKKLSLLLLSAIILISCNKKTEKIVDKTNFTSEEKIDSTKIKTLFNSALTEGQSYEWLRDLTQNIGGRLSGSPQAAQSVIWGEKLMKEIGLDSVWLQPVMVPHWVRGEKEVANYSVNGVQKNVPICALGFSIATPKKGISAEVIEVKSLNEAKSLGNKMKGKIVFFNGAFDNTLINTFKAYGGCVGQRYAGAMVCGEFGAKAVIVRSMTNGIDDYPHTGSMTYGDLPKEKHIPTAAISSRAASILSDDLKKNPNLKFYFKQSCETLADAPSFNVIGEIRGSETPENIFVVGGHLDSWDLGEGAHDDGTGVVQSLEVAYLFKKNNIKPKNTLRVVFFMNEENGTRGAKKYAELAKLNKENHIGGLESDAGGHTPRGFSIDANSVNTKLLQSWKKLLSPYGLHDLDKGGSGADISPLKGENVTLVGYRPDSQRYFDYHHTSTDTFDKVNKRELELGSASMASIIYLMDKYLYNNTPVKP from the coding sequence ATGAAAAAACTCTCTCTCTTACTTTTATCTGCAATCATACTTATTTCTTGTAATAAGAAAACAGAAAAAATAGTTGATAAAACGAATTTCACATCCGAAGAAAAAATTGATTCTACAAAAATCAAAACCCTATTTAATAGTGCTCTAACAGAAGGACAATCTTATGAATGGCTTAGAGATTTAACTCAAAATATTGGAGGTCGTTTATCGGGCTCACCACAAGCTGCTCAAAGTGTTATTTGGGGAGAAAAATTAATGAAAGAGATAGGTTTAGATTCAGTTTGGTTGCAACCAGTTATGGTACCACATTGGGTTCGTGGGGAAAAAGAAGTGGCTAATTACTCCGTAAATGGAGTTCAAAAAAACGTTCCTATTTGTGCATTAGGTTTTTCTATTGCAACTCCGAAAAAAGGAATCTCAGCAGAAGTAATAGAAGTAAAAAGCTTAAATGAAGCCAAGTCTTTAGGAAACAAAATGAAAGGTAAAATTGTGTTTTTTAATGGCGCTTTTGATAATACACTCATCAACACTTTTAAAGCTTATGGAGGTTGTGTTGGTCAGCGTTATGCTGGTGCAATGGTTTGTGGAGAGTTTGGCGCAAAAGCAGTTATTGTTCGTTCTATGACAAATGGAATTGATGATTATCCTCATACAGGAAGTATGACTTATGGAGATTTACCAAAAGAAAAGCACATTCCTACTGCAGCAATTAGTTCTAGAGCAGCAAGTATTTTAAGTGACGATCTTAAGAAAAACCCGAATTTAAAATTCTACTTTAAACAAAGTTGCGAAACTTTAGCAGATGCACCTTCTTTTAATGTGATTGGTGAAATTAGAGGTTCTGAGACTCCAGAAAATATTTTTGTTGTTGGTGGTCATTTAGATTCTTGGGATTTAGGTGAAGGTGCTCATGATGATGGAACAGGAGTTGTACAATCTTTAGAAGTTGCTTATTTATTCAAAAAAAATAACATTAAACCAAAAAACACATTGCGAGTTGTCTTTTTTATGAATGAAGAAAACGGAACAAGAGGCGCAAAAAAGTATGCTGAATTGGCTAAATTGAATAAAGAAAATCATATTGGTGGCCTAGAATCTGATGCAGGAGGACATACACCAAGAGGTTTTTCTATTGATGCAAATTCGGTAAATACAAAATTATTACAAAGCTGGAAAAAACTACTTTCTCCTTACGGTTTACATGATTTAGACAAAGGTGGTTCTGGCGCAGATATTAGCCCTTTAAAAGGAGAAAATGTAACTTTGGTTGGTTACAGACCAGATTCTCAACGTTATTTTGATTATCATCACACAAGTACAGATACTTTTGATAAAGTAAATAAGCGTGAACTAGAATTAGGAAGTGCTTCAATGGCAAGTATTATTTATTTAATGGATAAATATTTATACAACAACACACCTGTTAAACCTTAA
- a CDS encoding CDC27 family protein translates to MYYYFIIAFQAFCIYHAYKNKNNYYWYFIIFFIPLIGCIIYLLTQVINKSDVTNSIEELTTIINPTKKIKDLEKVLEFSNTFQNRINLADAYSQNRDYNNAILQYEKALESNFKDEPHTLNKLVLCYFETKNFDKVIEYSKKINLEKDFKETIYFYGLALEQKGEFDKAEIQLRKIDTRYSNYNERLELSKFLIRRNKKEDAKEILNEIISEIKSMTKVNSRKHRGVFSVAEKMLNEN, encoded by the coding sequence ATGTATTACTATTTTATTATTGCCTTTCAAGCTTTTTGTATTTACCATGCTTACAAGAATAAGAACAATTATTATTGGTATTTTATCATTTTCTTTATTCCACTAATTGGTTGTATTATCTATTTACTTACGCAAGTAATTAACAAAAGTGATGTTACAAACAGTATTGAAGAACTTACAACGATTATCAACCCTACAAAAAAGATTAAAGATTTAGAAAAAGTCTTAGAATTTTCTAACACTTTTCAGAATAGAATTAATTTAGCAGATGCTTATTCACAAAATAGAGATTATAATAATGCCATTTTACAATATGAAAAAGCATTAGAAAGTAACTTTAAAGATGAACCTCACACATTAAACAAATTGGTGCTTTGTTATTTTGAAACTAAAAATTTTGACAAGGTTATTGAATATTCTAAAAAGATAAATTTAGAAAAAGATTTTAAAGAAACTATTTATTTTTATGGTTTAGCTTTAGAACAAAAAGGCGAATTTGATAAAGCCGAAATTCAATTAAGAAAAATTGACACAAGATATTCGAACTACAATGAAAGACTTGAGCTTTCTAAGTTTTTAATAAGAAGAAACAAAAAGGAAGATGCAAAAGAAATTCTAAATGAGATTATTTCTGAAATAAAATCGATGACAAAAGTAAATTCTAGAAAACATAGAGGTGTATTTTCCGTAGCTGAAAAAATGTTGAATGAAAATTAA
- a CDS encoding TonB-dependent receptor yields the protein MKKGFTLFLICFVFLSLNAQKKEVAKDTVKTEVVNIVTKYNPKIADAKKIKKNPKIKLLKKNEKKKLEYAIFSAPVASTFIPKSGGVKGIDIGVKERIYKNYLAAGFGNYTTPYFEVFLHHSTRFKNEFGLHSKYLASLDNLKNSVLNSNFSNFNIGAFYKQEDRYFDWEVSLNSERNLYNWYGLPNIVFTEPTTNAINEEQVYNYFELMGEFSFIDSYIDYGKIKTSYFTDSYRSSEIFAKFDAKLDLPLTFLGPNLNDITIKTSAEFLKGEFKNSYKDFNSVNYSTTTISLNPEYKVKSENFVLKTGVKLITSLDTENDVTNNFILPDLFVQSAIIQKYLNIYGGLTGDLKTNTYREFVEENPYISPTLFMTQTLEKSNLFVGFNGKINNNLSFNIKASSKTEEDKPLFLRNTSKSDGTNNVVNGSSLKGYEYGNSFYVYYDDVKTTSIFTEIEYDYSSNLSFGLQGTYNIYDVENALEAWNLPSIETSFSAKYKKNKWFATTDIFYVSEKKDGLYNGQFPSSFSGIETIDSFVDINLNGGYHFNDKFSVFLKLSNVLNTEYQRFANFNTQGFQALGGLTYKFDF from the coding sequence ATGAAAAAAGGTTTCACTTTATTTTTAATATGTTTTGTTTTTTTAAGTTTAAACGCTCAAAAAAAGGAAGTCGCAAAGGACACAGTAAAAACAGAAGTTGTAAATATTGTAACTAAATATAACCCAAAAATTGCTGATGCTAAAAAAATTAAAAAAAATCCAAAAATAAAACTACTTAAAAAGAATGAAAAGAAAAAACTAGAATATGCTATTTTTTCTGCTCCAGTTGCATCAACTTTTATACCCAAAAGTGGTGGCGTAAAAGGAATTGATATTGGTGTTAAAGAACGTATTTATAAAAACTATTTAGCAGCTGGTTTTGGTAATTATACAACACCCTATTTTGAAGTTTTTTTACATCATAGTACACGTTTTAAAAATGAATTCGGATTGCATTCAAAATATTTAGCATCTCTAGACAATCTTAAAAACTCAGTACTGAACAGTAATTTCTCAAATTTTAATATTGGAGCGTTCTATAAACAAGAAGACCGTTATTTCGATTGGGAAGTAAGTTTAAATTCTGAAAGAAACTTATATAATTGGTATGGTTTACCTAACATCGTTTTTACAGAACCTACAACCAATGCTATTAATGAAGAGCAGGTTTACAATTATTTTGAATTGATGGGCGAGTTTAGTTTTATAGATTCATACATCGATTATGGAAAAATTAAAACTTCCTATTTTACAGACAGTTACAGAAGCTCAGAAATATTCGCAAAGTTTGATGCGAAATTAGATTTACCATTAACATTTTTAGGTCCTAATCTAAATGATATTACTATAAAAACGAGTGCAGAGTTTTTAAAAGGAGAATTTAAAAACAGTTATAAAGATTTTAATTCAGTTAATTATTCTACAACGACTATTTCTTTGAATCCTGAGTATAAAGTAAAATCTGAAAACTTTGTTTTAAAAACTGGCGTAAAGTTAATTACATCATTAGACACAGAAAACGACGTTACAAATAATTTTATATTACCAGATTTATTTGTTCAATCAGCAATAATACAAAAGTACCTAAATATTTACGGAGGACTTACTGGTGATTTAAAGACAAACACTTACAGAGAGTTTGTTGAAGAAAACCCATATATTTCACCAACACTTTTTATGACTCAAACTTTAGAAAAGTCAAATTTATTTGTTGGTTTCAACGGAAAAATAAATAACAATCTAAGTTTTAATATTAAAGCGAGCTCTAAAACAGAAGAAGACAAACCTTTATTTTTAAGAAATACGTCTAAATCTGATGGAACAAATAATGTTGTAAATGGTAGCTCTTTAAAAGGGTATGAATATGGAAACTCTTTTTATGTTTATTATGATGATGTTAAAACAACTTCAATCTTTACAGAAATAGAATATGATTATTCAAGTAACTTATCTTTTGGACTACAAGGAACATATAACATTTATGACGTAGAAAATGCTTTGGAAGCATGGAATCTACCTTCAATAGAAACTTCCTTTTCTGCAAAATATAAAAAGAACAAATGGTTTGCTACAACAGATATTTTTTATGTAAGCGAAAAAAAAGACGGATTGTATAACGGCCAATTTCCTTCTAGTTTTAGTGGAATTGAAACTATTGACTCTTTTGTTGATATTAATTTAAATGGAGGTTATCATTTTAACGATAAATTCTCTGTTTTTCTAAAACTGAGTAACGTTTTAAATACAGAATACCAACGTTTTGCAAACTTTAATACACAAGGTTTTCAAGCCTTAGGCGGACTTACTTATAAGTTCGATTTTTAA